Proteins encoded together in one Thalassotalea crassostreae window:
- a CDS encoding 3-oxoacid CoA-transferase subunit B has protein sequence MALSREQLAQRVAQELQDGYYVNLGIGIPTLVANYVPEGMEVMLQSENGLLGMGQFPTEEEVDADLINAGKQTVTMATGASLFDSAESFAMIRGGHVDLTVLGAFEVDVNGNIASYMIPGKLIKGMGGAMDLVAGADNIIVTMTHASKHGVSKLLSNCTLPLTGRGCIKKVLTDLAFIEIKDGKFHLLERAPGVTVEDIVNLTEGELVVPDHVPEMQF, from the coding sequence ATGGCTTTATCTCGCGAACAATTAGCACAACGAGTTGCTCAAGAACTTCAAGACGGATACTACGTTAATCTAGGAATTGGTATTCCAACATTAGTAGCAAACTATGTACCTGAAGGTATGGAAGTTATGCTGCAATCTGAAAATGGCTTACTTGGTATGGGACAATTCCCAACTGAAGAAGAAGTAGACGCCGACTTAATAAACGCAGGAAAACAAACGGTCACAATGGCAACAGGTGCATCTTTATTTGACAGTGCTGAATCATTTGCCATGATCCGAGGTGGTCATGTAGACCTTACCGTTTTGGGTGCATTTGAAGTGGATGTAAACGGCAATATTGCCTCTTATATGATCCCAGGCAAGTTGATCAAAGGTATGGGTGGTGCAATGGATTTAGTTGCCGGCGCTGACAACATTATCGTTACCATGACGCATGCTTCTAAGCATGGCGTATCAAAGCTTTTGAGTAACTGTACTCTGCCATTAACTGGCCGTGGTTGTATTAAAAAGGTCTTAACTGATTTAGCATTTATTGAAATTAAAGATGGTAAATTCCACTTACTTGAGCGCGCACCAGGCGTGACTGTTGAAGATATTGTGAATTTAACCGAAGGTGAATTAGTGGTTCCTGATCACGTGCCGGAAATGCAATTTTAA
- a CDS encoding TonB-dependent receptor domain-containing protein, with protein MKVSVNLLTQSIRYSLFASALAFPFTTLAAEEVAEVESTQLESEQQDEEIEVFQVTGSRIKQSSFEGPNPVTIITSEDMLKRGHTSLMDALGDLTQNSGLVDTSEVGTNGFTPGANAVNLRGLGPQYTLTLVNGRRLASYPSAYQGTTSIVSVGSIPTAAIDRIEILTTGASAVYGSDAVSGVINIILKKDLEGTDLSLVYGTGEDHKKDDARITLTHGIDFDKGNVTIIAEAHNADAISGGDIDDIDSAFDYPYGDPVMSRGAVLIDNWAAYDYLLNPTGEPTYLDPGVNGCDNLPWTSYQDRKQLPEAIELGQTAGSWGKYCGYDHVKNAVLRPETEKYSLLITGNYELGDDVNGFVDVLYTNSSTTTDSGYLAVNGGTIELETGANQLKVKGPDGQYLVMPDWYTMGRILPKEEIGDTAWHLDDSALSVTVGANGYIGDHNWEVYFLNSQNQLDSNQKALRYQETEEMFFGNYIKDQLGVRVYDGTGTHNIYEPLSAEEQRRLIGTIESKNKTSSNIFSASISGDVFELPAGNIQYAAVFEYVTEDFEFFPDELTTKPEGEGWWGIGGFSGFGERSRSSVGGELKAPITDNLAVNVALRYDQYDGDSAANAESFTPSYSVEFRPNDDWLFRASYARSFKAPDMQAIFTKSKGFAFGTDYVSCYETSFADDISAKEFITNQTYYSACLGSQFDVEQLPTKELKHEEGTSIGLGFVFSPISEFTLTFDYYDVEIRNQVRQGDVSSILIEDFHCLYGTAESAPTFGCDVISGTDERVGLVIRDTDVDENDEFSGGDLLAVNTSSFNLASYRTTGYDLKASYLYDLDSWGQVSLSSALTKIVSSEYDALANDDQPANEFSGSIANRQPDEVITAAISYSYENFSTTLSGHYMSPLAPHRIQAQKDQNGQTIYFDKYGDPLVYEINDIGNGEREFIVTEGYYQGEDARVVGEAKRSEKRLDAYITANLNFSYLMNDGDTSVALTVKNVFDSKAPKDDTFAATDWPWYSVYSYSGSALGREMYISLNHHF; from the coding sequence ATGAAAGTGTCAGTGAATTTACTAACGCAGAGTATTCGATATTCTCTTTTTGCTTCTGCATTAGCTTTTCCATTTACAACCTTAGCTGCTGAAGAAGTGGCAGAGGTAGAATCCACTCAACTTGAGTCAGAACAACAAGATGAAGAAATAGAGGTATTTCAAGTTACCGGATCGCGCATCAAACAGTCGTCTTTTGAAGGTCCAAATCCAGTCACTATTATCACCTCTGAAGATATGCTTAAAAGAGGGCATACATCGTTAATGGATGCTCTAGGTGACCTAACCCAAAATAGCGGATTGGTCGATACCTCAGAAGTTGGTACCAATGGTTTTACCCCAGGTGCTAACGCGGTAAATTTACGCGGTTTAGGTCCACAATACACATTAACTTTAGTTAATGGTCGCCGTTTGGCGAGTTATCCGTCAGCGTATCAAGGTACAACGTCTATCGTAAGTGTTGGTAGCATTCCAACTGCAGCTATTGACCGTATTGAAATATTAACAACCGGTGCATCGGCTGTTTATGGCTCTGATGCGGTATCAGGTGTCATTAACATTATTCTTAAAAAGGATCTTGAGGGAACGGATTTAAGTTTAGTTTATGGTACGGGTGAAGATCATAAGAAAGATGATGCTCGTATTACACTTACCCACGGTATCGATTTTGATAAAGGTAATGTGACTATTATTGCCGAAGCACATAACGCTGATGCTATTAGTGGTGGGGATATCGATGATATTGATTCTGCTTTTGATTACCCGTACGGCGATCCGGTGATGTCGCGTGGTGCAGTTTTGATTGATAACTGGGCTGCTTATGATTACCTGTTAAATCCTACTGGCGAGCCGACTTATCTCGATCCTGGGGTTAATGGTTGTGATAATTTACCGTGGACCAGTTATCAAGACCGCAAGCAACTTCCTGAAGCGATTGAGTTGGGGCAAACGGCTGGGTCTTGGGGCAAGTATTGTGGCTATGACCATGTCAAAAATGCCGTGTTGCGTCCAGAAACAGAAAAATACTCGTTATTAATAACCGGTAACTATGAATTAGGGGACGACGTTAATGGTTTTGTTGATGTGCTATATACCAACAGCTCAACCACAACAGACAGTGGTTATTTAGCTGTTAATGGCGGCACCATTGAATTAGAAACAGGTGCCAATCAATTAAAAGTTAAAGGTCCAGACGGTCAATATCTAGTAATGCCAGATTGGTACACTATGGGTCGTATATTACCGAAAGAAGAAATCGGCGATACCGCATGGCATTTAGATGATAGTGCACTTAGTGTTACCGTTGGTGCTAATGGATACATTGGCGACCATAACTGGGAAGTGTACTTTCTAAATTCGCAAAATCAGCTCGATTCAAATCAAAAAGCTTTACGTTACCAAGAAACTGAAGAAATGTTTTTTGGCAATTATATAAAAGATCAATTAGGCGTTCGTGTGTACGATGGTACAGGAACTCATAATATCTATGAACCATTAAGCGCAGAAGAACAACGCCGATTAATCGGCACTATTGAAAGTAAAAACAAAACCTCATCGAACATCTTTAGTGCATCAATCAGTGGCGATGTATTTGAACTACCTGCCGGAAATATACAATACGCTGCAGTATTTGAATACGTGACCGAAGATTTTGAATTCTTCCCAGATGAATTGACCACTAAACCAGAAGGTGAAGGTTGGTGGGGAATTGGTGGTTTCTCAGGCTTTGGTGAACGTTCTCGTTCATCTGTAGGCGGCGAATTAAAAGCGCCTATTACCGATAACCTAGCGGTAAATGTGGCATTACGTTATGACCAATATGATGGTGATAGCGCTGCAAACGCCGAATCGTTCACTCCATCTTATAGTGTTGAATTTAGACCAAATGATGATTGGTTATTTAGAGCGAGTTACGCGCGCTCTTTCAAAGCACCAGATATGCAAGCCATATTCACTAAATCGAAAGGATTTGCCTTCGGTACTGATTATGTATCTTGTTATGAGACATCATTTGCCGATGATATTTCAGCGAAAGAATTTATCACTAATCAAACATATTACTCTGCATGTTTAGGTTCGCAGTTTGATGTTGAGCAGTTGCCAACAAAAGAGCTAAAACATGAAGAGGGGACGTCGATTGGCTTAGGCTTTGTTTTCTCTCCAATTAGCGAATTTACCCTAACATTTGACTACTACGATGTAGAAATTCGAAATCAGGTTCGACAAGGCGATGTCAGTTCAATTTTGATTGAGGACTTCCATTGTTTGTATGGCACGGCTGAAAGTGCTCCAACGTTTGGTTGTGATGTGATCAGTGGCACAGACGAGCGTGTTGGCTTAGTTATTCGAGATACTGATGTAGATGAAAATGACGAGTTTTCAGGCGGCGACCTTCTTGCCGTCAACACCTCTTCATTTAACTTAGCATCCTATAGAACAACTGGCTATGACCTTAAAGCGAGTTATTTATATGATCTCGATTCTTGGGGACAGGTTAGCTTAAGTTCAGCACTGACAAAAATTGTTTCTTCAGAATACGATGCTCTGGCAAATGATGATCAGCCAGCTAACGAATTTAGCGGCAGTATCGCAAATAGACAACCTGATGAAGTGATCACTGCAGCGATTAGTTATTCTTACGAAAACTTTTCAACCACGCTATCTGGACATTATATGAGTCCATTGGCTCCACATCGTATTCAAGCGCAAAAAGACCAAAATGGCCAAACCATTTACTTCGATAAATACGGTGACCCATTAGTTTACGAAATAAACGATATTGGCAATGGCGAAAGAGAGTTCATTGTTACTGAAGGTTATTACCAAGGTGAAGATGCAAGAGTGGTTGGTGAAGCAAAGCGCTCAGAAAAACGTCTCGATGCGTACATTACTGCGAATTTAAATTTTAGCTATTTAATGAATGACGGAGATACGAGCGTGGCATTAACGGTGAAGAATGTATTTGATAGCAAAGCTCCTAAAGATGACACCTTTGCCGCGACAGATTGGCCTTGGTATAGCGTTTATAGCTACTCGGGTTCGGCGCTAGGTCGTGAAATGTACATCAGCTTAAATCATCATTTTTAG
- a CDS encoding FAS1-like dehydratase domain-containing protein, with the protein MASDKPSWGKQGTWQQAQSYVGKVVGVSKGADAVDASSVRRWLEPKEFACPLFDDEQAAIDAGLEGKIAPSTMAMTYGQPSHWHAGDKRFEHGDEPIQIPIPVIFDVPAPFSLSFATSMEMEFFKPMYHGDEITITHELISLVEKELRVGKGAFFKQKDTYRNQNDEIVAIGILDIFRFNPPEVDKEKEHS; encoded by the coding sequence ATGGCGAGCGATAAACCTAGCTGGGGTAAACAGGGCACTTGGCAACAAGCACAATCTTATGTTGGTAAGGTTGTTGGCGTTTCCAAAGGCGCTGACGCGGTGGATGCAAGTAGTGTGCGTCGCTGGTTAGAGCCAAAAGAGTTTGCCTGCCCGTTATTTGATGACGAACAAGCGGCTATTGATGCTGGTTTAGAAGGGAAAATTGCCCCAAGTACCATGGCGATGACTTATGGACAGCCATCACATTGGCACGCTGGAGATAAACGTTTCGAGCATGGTGATGAGCCGATTCAAATTCCAATTCCGGTTATTTTTGACGTACCTGCGCCGTTTTCATTAAGTTTTGCAACATCAATGGAAATGGAGTTTTTTAAGCCTATGTACCATGGCGACGAAATCACCATTACCCATGAGTTAATATCATTGGTTGAAAAAGAGTTGCGTGTAGGTAAGGGGGCTTTTTTTAAACAAAAAGATACCTATCGAAATCAAAATGATGAAATAGTCGCAATTGGTATTTTGGATATTTTCCGTTTTAATCCACCAGAGGTGGACAAGGAAAAGGAGCATAGCTAA
- a CDS encoding pentapeptide repeat-containing protein — protein sequence MTSTSEDRCLYCDPDGYQCNEPQTDSGLCYWHDPMIIKNNKDDVKNLEAHAKNGGMLRGISLKNADLSGIDLVNHHHKNGYDLSHADLYRANLSGAHLFSINFEHASLMKANLTNTNLHCANLKNCNLLGCIWNNTKIKKLNIGDKLVQEVQAKKAVKDFDLVLAHDLYEQSEEIYRDLRKHSEREGIFTLSGRFIQKELTMRRYQMPKPSIARLMSKIVDLFCGYGEEPLRVVKFSILLIFICALLYFFTGIRIDGEPFYFQSGDSLLVNLEHFLTCLYYSVVTFTTLGYGEITPIGISRAIAATEAFTGSFTIALFVVVFVKKMTR from the coding sequence ATGACGAGCACTAGCGAAGACAGATGTTTATATTGTGATCCTGATGGCTACCAATGTAACGAACCACAAACGGATTCTGGTTTATGTTATTGGCATGATCCAATGATCATTAAAAACAATAAAGATGACGTCAAAAATCTTGAAGCTCATGCAAAAAATGGTGGTATGTTACGCGGCATCAGTTTGAAAAATGCTGACCTGAGCGGTATCGATTTGGTTAATCATCATCACAAGAATGGCTATGATCTCAGCCATGCAGACTTATATCGAGCAAACTTATCTGGCGCTCACTTATTTAGCATTAACTTTGAACACGCGAGCTTAATGAAAGCAAATTTAACTAATACTAATTTGCATTGCGCTAACTTAAAAAACTGTAATTTACTTGGCTGTATTTGGAATAACACCAAGATCAAAAAGCTCAACATTGGTGACAAACTAGTTCAAGAGGTGCAAGCCAAAAAGGCGGTAAAAGATTTTGATTTGGTGCTGGCACATGACTTATATGAGCAATCTGAAGAGATTTACCGAGATTTAAGAAAGCACTCGGAGCGAGAAGGCATATTTACTCTTTCTGGTCGCTTTATCCAAAAAGAATTAACTATGCGACGTTATCAAATGCCAAAACCATCCATAGCGCGTTTGATGTCGAAAATTGTCGATTTATTTTGTGGTTATGGTGAAGAGCCTTTGCGCGTGGTGAAGTTTTCTATTTTACTGATTTTTATTTGTGCATTACTCTATTTTTTTACTGGTATTCGCATCGATGGTGAACCGTTTTATTTCCAATCAGGTGATAGTCTGCTAGTTAACCTAGAGCACTTTCTTACTTGTTTATATTATTCGGTAGTGACTTTTACCACCTTAGGTTATGGCGAGATAACACCGATAGGTATCTCTAGGGCGATCGCCGCTACAGAAGCGTTTACAGGCAGTTTCACCATCGCCCTATTCGTTGTTGTTTTTGTTAAAAAGATGACCCGCTGA
- a CDS encoding phospholipase A, with protein sequence MNIKTVSCSPLFVALALLSAPVANAQETSVEETDIQSVEEAAVDPKTQACLMEKMNQAKGADLVSQLRDECAVEVNGPKDTSNQGAISKRIIGERETAYNPYVITPHRMNYILPVTVTDSINRQEYKDSVPESKWAENIEETEAKYQLSIKVPLSYDDIFTEGDEIYFGMTLQSWWQVYSEGISKPFRETNYRPEVYYITGLDWHPLEGNTGLMFGFEHQSNGRSNAISRSWNRIYVDFLFEKGDFAFSFKPYYRLKEDEKEILDDGSYDPDGDDNPDINDYMGYFDLGVAYQYNNLEFFAQGRANFATHKAGLEVGMTFPLWGKLKGYVQYYGGYGESLIDYDHKQNRLGIGIALTDIL encoded by the coding sequence ATGAATATAAAGACAGTTAGTTGTAGCCCTTTATTTGTTGCATTAGCGTTGCTTTCTGCGCCAGTAGCAAATGCGCAAGAGACCAGTGTTGAAGAGACTGACATTCAATCTGTAGAAGAAGCCGCTGTAGATCCGAAAACGCAAGCTTGTTTAATGGAAAAAATGAACCAAGCTAAAGGTGCTGACTTAGTATCTCAACTTCGTGACGAATGTGCTGTAGAGGTTAATGGTCCAAAAGATACTAGTAATCAAGGTGCGATTTCTAAACGTATTATCGGTGAACGTGAAACAGCGTATAACCCATATGTAATTACCCCGCACAGAATGAATTATATTTTACCAGTAACGGTAACTGATAGCATTAACAGACAAGAATATAAAGACTCTGTACCTGAATCAAAGTGGGCAGAAAATATTGAAGAAACGGAAGCTAAATACCAATTAAGTATTAAAGTTCCGTTAAGTTATGATGATATCTTCACTGAAGGTGATGAAATCTACTTTGGTATGACGTTACAATCGTGGTGGCAAGTATATTCTGAAGGTATATCTAAACCGTTTAGGGAAACCAACTACCGCCCAGAAGTTTATTATATTACCGGCTTAGATTGGCACCCACTAGAAGGCAACACAGGTTTGATGTTTGGTTTTGAGCATCAATCAAATGGTCGCTCAAACGCAATTTCTCGCAGTTGGAACCGTATCTACGTAGATTTCTTATTTGAAAAAGGCGACTTTGCATTTTCATTTAAGCCTTATTACCGTTTAAAAGAAGATGAAAAAGAAATATTAGATGACGGAAGTTATGATCCTGATGGCGATGACAACCCTGATATTAACGACTACATGGGCTATTTTGACCTTGGTGTTGCATATCAATACAACAACTTAGAGTTTTTCGCTCAAGGCCGTGCAAACTTCGCAACCCATAAGGCTGGTCTAGAAGTTGGTATGACTTTCCCGCTTTGGGGTAAACTAAAAGGTTATGTTCAATACTATGGTGGTTACGGTGAGTCATTGATTGATTATGATCACAAACAAAACCGATTAGGTATTGGTATTGCGCTAACGGACATTTTGTAA
- a CDS encoding CoA transferase subunit A has product MAGFNKVVNSYEEAMAGLEDNMTVIAGGFGLCGIPENLIKEIKRKGTTGLTVVSNNCGTHDQGLGQLLIDKQIKKMVASYVGENDIFEAQMMSGELEVELTPQGTLAEKMRAGGAGIPAFFTATGVGTPVAEGKEERTINGRDYILEESITGEFAIVKAWKADTFGNLIFRKTARNFNPLAATAGKITVVEVEEIVEPGELDPDHIHVPGIYVNRLIKGTFEKVIEQRTVRS; this is encoded by the coding sequence ATGGCTGGTTTTAACAAAGTAGTAAACTCATACGAAGAAGCAATGGCAGGTTTAGAAGATAACATGACCGTTATTGCTGGTGGTTTTGGTTTGTGTGGTATTCCAGAAAATCTTATAAAAGAAATCAAACGCAAAGGAACAACCGGCCTAACCGTTGTATCAAATAATTGTGGCACTCATGACCAAGGTCTTGGTCAATTACTGATTGATAAGCAAATAAAAAAGATGGTCGCTTCTTACGTAGGTGAGAATGATATTTTCGAAGCGCAAATGATGAGTGGTGAACTTGAAGTTGAATTAACTCCGCAAGGCACATTGGCTGAAAAAATGCGTGCTGGCGGTGCTGGTATTCCTGCATTCTTTACAGCAACTGGTGTAGGTACTCCGGTTGCAGAAGGTAAAGAAGAGCGCACCATTAACGGCCGTGATTACATCTTAGAAGAGTCTATTACTGGCGAGTTCGCCATCGTTAAAGCATGGAAAGCAGACACCTTTGGTAACTTGATTTTCCGAAAAACCGCTAGAAACTTCAACCCTCTAGCAGCAACAGCTGGAAAAATTACCGTTGTTGAAGTCGAAGAAATAGTAGAGCCAGGTGAGTTAGACCCGGATCATATCCATGTACCAGGTATTTACGTAAACCGCCTTATCAAGGGTACTTTTGAAAAAGTTATCGAACAACGCACTGTGCGTTCATAA
- a CDS encoding Zn-ribbon domain-containing OB-fold protein — translation MTEMKRPLPEVSPESKPFWDAVQEDKLLIQHCNSCDTNIFYPRRLCPECWSKDISWIEAKGTGTIYSITTTYLGTTSEFTKELPIHVAYIELDEGGVRMASNIIGEGAETAKIGDRVEVDFVKANGDFKLPLFQLIKS, via the coding sequence ATGACTGAGATGAAAAGACCACTTCCGGAAGTATCACCAGAAAGTAAACCGTTTTGGGATGCTGTTCAAGAAGATAAACTATTAATTCAACACTGTAATAGTTGTGATACTAATATTTTTTATCCGCGTCGCCTATGTCCTGAATGTTGGTCGAAAGACATAAGCTGGATAGAGGCTAAAGGCACTGGAACAATATACTCGATTACTACAACGTATTTAGGTACAACGTCAGAGTTTACTAAAGAGTTACCAATTCATGTCGCCTATATTGAGTTAGATGAGGGCGGCGTTCGTATGGCGAGTAATATAATTGGTGAAGGCGCTGAAACCGCTAAGATCGGCGATCGCGTCGAAGTCGACTTTGTTAAAGCAAATGGCGATTTTAAATTACCTTTGTTCCAATTAATTAAGTCATAA
- a CDS encoding acetyl-CoA C-acyltransferase family protein, whose product MSKREVVFLSGVRSAIADFGGSLKSVAPTDLAGQMVAEAVKRSGVDSADVGHCVIGNVAHSDRRDMYMSRVAALKGGLPESTPALTVNRLCGSGLQSVISAAQLLLLDDCDVAVAGGAESMSRVPYWSPSTRFGTKMGDAQLVDPMVGALTCPIGNTHMGITAENVAEQWNISREDQDEAAAESHRRAQKATEENRFDSQIVPVELKTRKGVVEYTTDEHVRFDCVAADMAKLRPVFKKDGTVTAGNASGINDAAAALVMADSEFAAAKGLKPLAKLVGYSFAGVAPEVMGIGPVPAVNKLLEKTGISKDDIDVWEINEAFAAQALAVCRDLELDMDKVNPNGSGISLGHPIGATGSLITVKAIHELQRVQGRYAVITMCIGGGQGIAALIERV is encoded by the coding sequence ATGAGTAAACGTGAAGTTGTATTTTTAAGTGGTGTTCGTAGTGCTATCGCTGATTTCGGTGGTTCACTAAAATCTGTTGCACCAACAGACCTTGCAGGTCAAATGGTTGCTGAAGCGGTAAAACGTTCAGGTGTTGATAGTGCAGACGTAGGTCACTGTGTGATCGGTAACGTTGCTCATTCAGATCGTCGCGATATGTACATGAGTCGCGTTGCTGCATTAAAAGGCGGATTACCAGAATCTACTCCTGCTTTAACAGTTAACCGTTTATGTGGTTCAGGATTACAATCAGTTATTTCTGCTGCACAGCTATTGTTACTTGATGATTGTGATGTTGCCGTTGCTGGTGGCGCAGAATCAATGTCACGTGTCCCTTATTGGTCACCATCAACTCGTTTTGGTACAAAAATGGGCGATGCTCAATTAGTTGATCCTATGGTTGGTGCCCTTACCTGTCCTATCGGTAATACTCATATGGGTATCACCGCAGAAAACGTTGCTGAGCAATGGAATATTTCACGTGAAGATCAAGATGAAGCCGCTGCTGAATCTCATCGCCGCGCACAAAAAGCAACGGAAGAAAATCGCTTTGATTCGCAAATTGTTCCCGTTGAATTAAAAACACGCAAAGGTGTGGTTGAATATACTACTGACGAGCACGTACGTTTTGATTGTGTTGCTGCTGATATGGCTAAACTTCGCCCGGTATTTAAGAAAGACGGTACAGTAACTGCTGGTAACGCTTCTGGTATCAATGATGCGGCGGCGGCATTAGTTATGGCCGATAGCGAATTTGCTGCAGCTAAAGGGTTAAAGCCGTTAGCAAAACTTGTTGGTTATTCATTTGCAGGTGTTGCTCCAGAGGTTATGGGTATCGGTCCTGTTCCGGCGGTAAACAAGTTATTAGAAAAAACTGGTATCAGTAAAGACGATATCGACGTTTGGGAAATAAACGAAGCGTTTGCTGCCCAGGCTCTTGCAGTATGTCGCGATTTAGAGCTTGATATGGATAAAGTTAATCCAAATGGCTCTGGTATTTCTTTAGGCCACCCTATCGGTGCTACAGGCTCATTAATCACAGTTAAAGCGATTCATGAGTTACAGCGCGTACAAGGTAGATACGCGGTGATTACTATGTGTATTGGTGGTGGTCAAGGTATCGCTGCACTTATTGAACGCGTATAG
- a CDS encoding thiolase family protein: protein MAKIAIIGYHEVPTQINPERTRWDIMEEVVTGAIRNAGISKDDIQGVVNVAPQAQPDLISQTAFGLIPEHFGLKNVKDNVICNAGGASTTNCVRMAEQWITSGMAEVVLVPHITVQSDIAPEDLITFFAKAPMHQEWEFPFGMTFNGAMALITERYMHETNSTEEDMASITHALRDWASRDPLSLFFNKGKSTEDVMNARMISTPLKSVECNMLADGGGCLVIASEEYAKKHCAKPVWKLGHGSDFLGGTPVIREDIFWREGYRKSCGEALAQANLTVDDIDIHEIYGAYPFTQASYLEANGICEPGEGARYHAAGHTKLGGKTPCTTMGDATGRGHTGSGVSMAFYCQVARQLRGEAGANQVEGAEKVMMVTSGGSGMNTLATIWGN, encoded by the coding sequence ATGGCTAAAATAGCAATTATTGGGTACCACGAGGTGCCGACACAAATTAATCCCGAGCGAACTCGCTGGGATATTATGGAAGAAGTGGTTACCGGAGCAATTAGAAATGCTGGTATTAGCAAAGACGATATACAAGGCGTCGTTAACGTAGCACCGCAAGCTCAACCTGATCTTATTTCACAAACAGCGTTTGGACTTATTCCTGAGCACTTTGGCTTAAAAAATGTAAAAGATAACGTAATCTGTAATGCTGGTGGCGCTTCGACCACCAACTGTGTGCGTATGGCAGAGCAGTGGATCACGTCAGGTATGGCTGAGGTTGTACTTGTTCCACACATTACCGTGCAATCTGATATTGCGCCAGAAGACTTAATTACCTTTTTCGCGAAAGCGCCAATGCATCAAGAATGGGAGTTTCCATTTGGTATGACGTTTAATGGCGCGATGGCACTAATTACTGAACGCTACATGCATGAAACTAATTCTACTGAAGAAGATATGGCATCAATTACCCATGCTCTTCGTGATTGGGCATCTCGTGATCCATTGTCATTATTCTTTAATAAAGGCAAATCTACTGAAGACGTTATGAATGCTCGTATGATTTCAACGCCGTTAAAGTCAGTTGAATGTAATATGCTTGCCGATGGTGGCGGTTGTTTAGTCATTGCCTCAGAAGAGTATGCGAAGAAACATTGTGCGAAGCCTGTTTGGAAGCTAGGCCATGGTAGCGACTTCTTAGGTGGCACACCGGTAATTCGTGAAGATATATTCTGGCGAGAAGGTTACCGCAAGTCATGTGGTGAAGCATTAGCACAAGCGAACTTAACTGTAGACGATATTGATATTCATGAAATTTATGGAGCCTATCCATTTACGCAAGCAAGTTATTTAGAAGCTAACGGCATCTGCGAACCTGGCGAAGGTGCGCGCTATCATGCAGCAGGTCATACGAAGTTAGGTGGTAAAACACCTTGTACAACAATGGGTGATGCAACCGGTCGCGGACATACCGGCTCAGGTGTTTCAATGGCATTTTATTGTCAAGTAGCTCGTCAATTACGTGGTGAAGCAGGTGCTAACCAAGTTGAAGGTGCCGAAAAAGTAATGATGGTTACCTCTGGTGGCTCTGGCATGAACACATTAGCAACAATTTGGGGGAACTAA